One Dokdonia sp. Dokd-P16 genomic window carries:
- a CDS encoding DNA gyrase/topoisomerase IV subunit A gives MSEEINDHNEDEELNPETLPAEVVDGGGESITRVSGMFEDWFLDYASYVILERAVPSIEDGFKPVQRRIMHALKELDDGRYNKVANVVGHTMQYHPHGDASIGDAMVQIGQKDLLIDTQGNWGNILTGDRAAASRYIEARLTKFALDVVYNPKITEWQASYDGRKKEPINLPVMFPMLLASGAEGIAVGLSTKVLPHNFIELIDASIKHLKDKKFTLYPDFPTAGIADFTDYKDGLRGGRVRCRARISQQDKNTLVITELPFGQTTTSLIDSILKANDKGKIKIKKIEDNTSANVEILVHLPAGISPDKTIDALYAFTNCETSISPLSCVIENNKPLFVGVTEMLRRSTDRTKDLLKAELEIQLGEFENQWHYASLERIFIENRIYRDIEEQETWDGVIKAIDDGLKPHIGHLKRAVTVEDITRLTEIRIKRISKFDIDKAQQKIDALEDQITQVKYHLDNLTQYAIDYFTRLKKDYGEGKERKTEIKIFDDIQAAKVVLRNTKLYVNREEGFVGTSLKKDEYVTDCSDIDDVIVFTKSGTMMVVKVESKTFIGKDILHVAIFKKKDKRTTYNMIYRAGNGLPTYVKRFNVTSVTRNNDYKLAGDQKSAQVLYFSANPNGEAELVTVYLRAVASIKKLRLEIDFADVIIKGRSSKGNIVSKNAVKSVELKEKGLSTLKPRKIWFDNTVQRLNLDERGDLLGEFRPDDRLLIINQHGNVRTIIPEVTHHFDEDMIVLEKWNPQKPITAIYWDGNKDRYYGKRFLIDTPDKEETFISDHENSVLELVSTDWRPVAEMIFYKQRGKEAKENEIVSMEDFIAVKGISALGNTFYTEKLKGVNWMESLPYEEVEEEKENIEVVGEEEVIPEKSSSQPVKKADGEVGNDDDDSESQTSLF, from the coding sequence ATGAGCGAAGAAATAAACGACCATAACGAAGACGAAGAATTAAATCCAGAAACACTTCCAGCAGAAGTAGTGGACGGTGGAGGAGAAAGCATCACTCGAGTTTCGGGGATGTTTGAAGACTGGTTTCTAGATTATGCATCTTATGTAATTCTAGAGCGTGCCGTTCCATCTATAGAAGATGGTTTCAAACCGGTACAACGTCGTATTATGCATGCTCTCAAGGAGCTTGATGATGGTCGCTATAACAAGGTTGCAAATGTGGTAGGTCACACGATGCAGTATCACCCTCATGGTGATGCGAGTATAGGTGATGCCATGGTGCAAATAGGGCAAAAAGATCTACTCATTGATACCCAAGGTAACTGGGGAAATATTCTAACAGGTGACCGCGCAGCGGCATCTCGTTACATAGAAGCAAGACTTACCAAGTTTGCACTTGATGTTGTCTACAATCCAAAAATTACAGAATGGCAAGCTTCATACGATGGACGAAAGAAGGAGCCGATAAATCTACCAGTAATGTTCCCAATGTTGCTAGCATCTGGAGCAGAAGGTATTGCTGTAGGTTTGAGTACAAAGGTACTTCCTCATAATTTTATAGAACTAATAGATGCTTCTATCAAGCATCTTAAGGATAAGAAATTTACATTATATCCAGATTTCCCTACAGCAGGTATAGCCGATTTTACTGACTATAAAGATGGATTACGAGGTGGTAGAGTACGTTGTAGAGCGCGTATAAGTCAGCAGGATAAAAACACGCTCGTTATTACTGAGTTACCTTTTGGGCAGACTACTACATCGCTTATAGATTCTATTCTTAAAGCAAACGACAAGGGTAAGATTAAGATTAAAAAAATAGAAGATAATACTTCTGCAAACGTAGAGATATTAGTACATCTTCCTGCTGGAATCTCACCAGATAAAACAATTGATGCATTGTATGCATTTACAAATTGTGAGACTTCTATATCACCGCTTAGTTGTGTTATAGAAAATAATAAACCACTCTTTGTGGGAGTAACAGAGATGTTACGTCGCTCAACAGACCGTACAAAAGATTTATTAAAAGCAGAACTTGAGATTCAGTTAGGTGAGTTTGAAAACCAATGGCATTATGCTTCACTAGAGCGTATTTTTATTGAAAATAGAATTTACCGTGACATTGAAGAGCAAGAAACTTGGGATGGTGTAATTAAGGCAATTGATGACGGTTTAAAACCACATATAGGTCATCTAAAAAGAGCGGTTACTGTTGAGGATATCACAAGACTAACGGAGATACGTATAAAACGTATTTCTAAGTTTGATATAGACAAAGCACAACAGAAGATAGATGCATTAGAGGATCAAATCACTCAAGTAAAATATCACCTAGATAATCTTACGCAATATGCGATAGATTATTTCACAAGATTAAAAAAGGACTACGGCGAAGGAAAAGAACGCAAAACAGAGATTAAAATCTTTGATGATATTCAAGCAGCCAAGGTAGTATTGAGAAATACGAAACTTTATGTAAACCGTGAAGAAGGATTTGTGGGAACATCTCTTAAAAAAGATGAGTATGTAACCGATTGTTCTGATATAGATGATGTAATTGTATTTACAAAGTCTGGAACGATGATGGTGGTAAAGGTGGAGTCTAAAACCTTTATAGGTAAGGATATTTTGCATGTCGCTATTTTCAAGAAAAAGGATAAGCGTACAACATACAATATGATTTACAGAGCAGGTAATGGATTACCTACGTACGTTAAGCGTTTTAACGTTACCTCTGTTACGCGTAATAATGATTATAAGCTTGCTGGAGACCAGAAAAGCGCTCAGGTACTTTATTTTAGTGCAAACCCTAATGGAGAAGCAGAACTAGTTACGGTATACTTGAGAGCAGTTGCCTCTATAAAGAAGCTCCGATTAGAAATAGACTTTGCAGATGTAATTATAAAAGGCCGATCTTCCAAAGGTAACATCGTTTCTAAAAATGCAGTTAAATCTGTAGAGCTTAAAGAAAAAGGGTTATCTACGCTTAAACCACGTAAAATTTGGTTTGATAATACGGTACAGCGTCTTAACCTAGATGAGCGCGGAGATCTTCTGGGTGAATTCCGTCCAGATGACCGTTTATTGATTATCAATCAGCATGGTAATGTGCGCACGATTATTCCAGAAGTGACTCATCATTTTGATGAAGATATGATTGTGTTAGAAAAATGGAATCCGCAAAAGCCTATTACGGCTATCTATTGGGACGGTAATAAAGATCGTTATTACGGTAAGCGTTTTCTTATAGATACTCCAGATAAAGAAGAAACATTTATATCTGATCATGAGAATAGCGTGCTAGAGCTTGTCTCTACCGACTGGCGACCAGTAGCCGAAATGATATTTTACAAGCAGCGAGGTAAGGAGGCTAAGGAAAATGAGATTGTATCCATGGAAGACTTTATAGCTGTAAAAGGTATAAGTGCCCTAGGTAATACGTTTTATACAGAAAAGCTTAAAGGTGTAAACTGGATGGAGTCTTTACCTTATGAGGAGGTAGAAGAGGAAAAAGAAAATATTGAAGTGGTAGGTGAGGAAGAAGTAATTCCAGAAAAGAGTTCTTCTCAACCCGTAAAAAAAGCAGATGGTGAAGTAGGCAACGATGATGATGATTCTGAGTCGCAAACCTCTTTATTTTAG
- a CDS encoding DNA topoisomerase IV subunit B gives MTQETQYNEDNIRSLDWKEHIRMRPGMYIGKLGDGSSADDGIYILVKEVLDNCIDEFVMGAGKTIEISIQGEKVIVRDYGRGIPLGKVVDVVSKMNTGGKYDSRAFKKSVGLNGVGTKAVNALSSYFRVESTRDAKSASAEFARGELTNQDLLDETSRRRGTKVSFVPDAEIFKNFKFRSEYVERLIKNYVYLNPGLTIVFNGEKFFSENGLKDLLSESIAEGDRLYDIIHLKGEDIEVAITHSKSQYSEEYHSFVNGQNTTQGGTHQAAFRESIVKTIREFYNKSYEASDIRKSIVSAISIKVMEPVFESQTKTKLGSTDMGGELPTVRTYINDFLKTALDNFLHKNTPVADALQRKILQAERERKDLSGIRKLAKDRAKKANLHNKKLRDCRIHLTDSKKERNLETTLFITEGDSASGSITKSRDVNTQAVFSLKGKPLNSYGLSKKIVYENEEFNLLQAALNIEESIEDLRYNNIVIATDADVDGMHIRLLLITFFLQFFPELIKEGHLYILETPLFRVRNKKETVYCYSDQEKADAMARLGAKPEITRFKGLGEISPDEFQFFIGEDIRLAPVMLDKALMIEELLSFYMGKNTPDRQKFIIENLKVELDRVVEED, from the coding sequence ATGACTCAAGAAACACAATACAACGAAGATAATATCCGATCGCTCGATTGGAAGGAGCACATCCGCATGCGTCCAGGGATGTACATAGGTAAACTAGGTGATGGTTCTAGCGCAGATGACGGTATCTATATCCTTGTAAAAGAGGTGCTTGATAACTGTATCGATGAGTTTGTAATGGGAGCCGGGAAGACCATAGAGATTTCCATACAAGGAGAAAAAGTAATCGTACGTGATTACGGTCGTGGTATTCCGCTTGGAAAAGTAGTAGATGTTGTTTCAAAAATGAACACGGGAGGTAAGTATGATTCGCGTGCTTTTAAAAAATCTGTAGGTTTAAATGGAGTAGGTACTAAGGCGGTAAACGCATTATCCAGCTACTTTAGAGTAGAATCTACTAGAGATGCAAAATCTGCAAGTGCAGAGTTTGCTCGTGGCGAACTAACAAATCAAGATTTGCTAGATGAGACCTCTCGCAGACGCGGTACTAAAGTGTCTTTTGTTCCAGACGCAGAGATTTTTAAGAACTTTAAATTTCGCTCTGAGTACGTAGAACGTTTAATTAAGAACTACGTGTATCTTAATCCAGGATTAACGATTGTATTTAACGGGGAGAAATTTTTTTCTGAAAATGGACTGAAAGATTTACTTTCAGAAAGTATTGCAGAGGGAGATCGCTTATATGATATCATCCACTTAAAAGGAGAAGATATTGAAGTTGCAATTACACATAGTAAATCGCAATATTCTGAGGAGTATCATTCATTTGTAAATGGACAGAATACTACGCAGGGTGGAACGCACCAGGCAGCTTTTCGCGAAAGCATAGTAAAAACTATTCGTGAGTTTTATAATAAGAGTTATGAGGCATCAGATATTAGAAAATCTATTGTCTCTGCCATAAGTATCAAGGTGATGGAGCCTGTTTTTGAGTCGCAAACGAAGACCAAACTAGGATCTACAGATATGGGAGGTGAGTTACCTACCGTAAGAACGTATATTAATGATTTTCTTAAAACTGCACTTGATAACTTTTTACATAAAAATACTCCTGTAGCCGATGCACTGCAACGTAAAATATTACAAGCAGAACGTGAGCGAAAGGATCTTTCTGGAATACGTAAACTAGCAAAAGACAGGGCAAAAAAAGCAAACCTTCATAATAAGAAATTAAGAGATTGCCGTATCCACCTTACAGATAGTAAGAAAGAACGTAACCTCGAGACTACGTTGTTTATTACCGAGGGAGATTCAGCATCTGGATCAATTACAAAGTCACGTGATGTAAACACACAAGCTGTTTTTAGTCTTAAAGGAAAGCCTCTTAATAGCTACGGACTTTCAAAGAAAATCGTTTACGAAAACGAGGAGTTTAATCTCTTGCAAGCTGCACTTAATATAGAAGAATCTATAGAAGACTTACGTTATAACAACATTGTGATAGCAACAGATGCCGATGTTGACGGTATGCACATACGATTATTATTAATCACCTTCTTCTTGCAGTTCTTTCCAGAGCTTATAAAAGAAGGACATTTATACATATTAGAAACACCTCTTTTTAGAGTGCGTAATAAGAAAGAAACAGTGTACTGTTATAGTGATCAAGAAAAGGCAGATGCTATGGCGCGCCTAGGTGCAAAACCAGAAATTACTCGATTTAAGGGACTGGGTGAGATATCACCAGATGAGTTCCAGTTTTTTATAGGAGAAGATATAAGGCTAGCGCCAGTAATGCTAGATAAAGCTTTGATGATTGAAGAATTATTGTCTTTTTACATGGGTAAAAACACGCCAGATAGACAGAAGTTTATTATTGAGAATCTCAAGGTAGAACTAGACAGAGTAGTGGAGGAGGATTAG
- a CDS encoding phosphopantetheine-binding protein yields MNNEHYEALKNIIKIYLPEDVSVDDIKPTSHLTQELNVNSANLVDVVLDVEDHFDITIEDDEIEKMETVQSAIEIIEAKVQS; encoded by the coding sequence ATGAATAACGAACACTACGAAGCATTAAAGAATATCATCAAAATTTACCTACCAGAAGATGTCTCTGTAGATGATATAAAACCTACAAGCCACTTAACTCAAGAACTCAACGTAAATTCTGCAAACCTTGTAGATGTCGTGCTTGACGTAGAAGATCATTTTGATATTACTATTGAAGATGATGAGATAGAAAAAATGGAAACGGTGCAGTCTGCTATCGAGATTATCGAGGCAAAAGTACAGTCTTAA
- a CDS encoding beta-ketoacyl-[acyl-carrier-protein] synthase family protein: protein MKNRVVITGMGVCAPNGIGLKAFSDAIFSGKSGIKFHQKLADLNFGCQIAGQPEIPKGMLENYFTALQLRDLQSSGIEYGMIAGVDAWTDAGLAPTDKDTVDYDSGIVFGVSLLGAEKFRSAIYLTDEGKVRRLGSTSVVQTMASGISAYLGGYLGCGNQVTTNSSACTTGLESVLMGYERVRNGDAVRMLVGSCNDSGPYIWGGFDAMRVLTKKYNEDPEAGSRPMQEDANGFVPGAGAGALVLETLESAQQRGAKIYAEVLGGAVNSGGQRNGGTMTAPNSEAVQHCIKTAVKNAGVSATEIDTINGHLTSTGMCPTEVANWSEALGLKGKDFPYINSLKSMTGHCLAAAGSIETVATILELEEGRIFGNINSAHIHPEILARVAQDKVLTQTIDMPVNVAAKASFGFGDVNCCMLFKKFE, encoded by the coding sequence ATGAAAAATAGAGTAGTTATAACTGGAATGGGCGTTTGTGCACCTAATGGAATAGGTCTCAAAGCATTTTCTGATGCCATATTCTCAGGTAAAAGTGGAATTAAATTTCACCAGAAACTAGCAGACCTCAACTTTGGGTGTCAGATTGCAGGGCAGCCAGAAATTCCAAAAGGAATGCTCGAAAACTATTTTACAGCTTTACAACTGCGAGATTTACAAAGTTCTGGAATTGAGTACGGAATGATAGCAGGAGTAGATGCGTGGACAGACGCTGGACTTGCACCTACGGATAAAGACACCGTTGATTATGATAGCGGAATCGTTTTTGGAGTTTCCTTACTAGGTGCCGAAAAATTTAGAAGTGCTATATACCTAACTGATGAAGGCAAAGTACGCCGCTTAGGAAGTACTTCTGTTGTGCAAACGATGGCAAGTGGTATTAGTGCATATTTAGGAGGGTATCTAGGTTGTGGAAACCAAGTAACTACTAATTCTAGTGCTTGCACTACAGGACTAGAAAGCGTACTTATGGGCTATGAGCGTGTGCGCAACGGTGATGCTGTGAGAATGCTTGTAGGCAGTTGCAATGATAGCGGTCCTTATATTTGGGGAGGTTTTGATGCGATGCGCGTACTCACAAAAAAATATAATGAAGATCCAGAAGCTGGGAGCAGACCTATGCAGGAAGATGCAAATGGTTTTGTGCCAGGTGCTGGAGCAGGAGCATTAGTGCTAGAAACTCTCGAAAGTGCACAACAACGAGGGGCAAAGATATATGCCGAAGTTTTAGGTGGTGCAGTAAATAGCGGAGGACAGCGTAATGGCGGTACTATGACTGCACCTAATAGTGAGGCTGTACAGCATTGTATAAAAACTGCCGTTAAAAATGCAGGAGTATCTGCGACGGAAATTGATACCATAAATGGGCATCTCACCTCTACAGGGATGTGTCCTACCGAGGTCGCAAATTGGAGTGAAGCCTTAGGATTAAAAGGAAAGGATTTTCCTTATATCAATTCTCTTAAAAGTATGACGGGACACTGTCTCGCGGCGGCTGGGAGTATTGAGACCGTAGCGACTATTTTAGAACTTGAAGAAGGTCGTATTTTTGGAAATATTAACTCGGCTCACATACATCCGGAAATATTAGCGCGCGTAGCTCAAGATAAAGTTCTCACACAAACCATTGATATGCCTGTAAACGTAGCGGCAAAAGCTAGTTTTGGTTTTGGCGATGTTAATTGCTGTATGCTTTTTAAGAAATTTGAATAA
- a CDS encoding 3-hydroxyacyl-ACP dehydratase FabZ family protein, with the protein MSSEEIIALLPYTAPFLFVDQIEELGDSYIVGSYTFSRASYFYEGHFKGNPVTPGVILTECMAQIGLVSLGISKLAGQDLAALKVAFTSADVEFLKPVMPGEKVTVVSEEAYFRFNKLKCNVKLLNAQDEVCVKGTLAGIFSTK; encoded by the coding sequence ATGAGTAGTGAAGAGATCATAGCGCTATTACCTTATACGGCACCTTTTCTATTTGTAGATCAGATAGAAGAGCTGGGTGACTCATATATTGTTGGTTCTTATACATTTTCTAGAGCATCTTATTTTTATGAAGGACACTTTAAGGGTAATCCTGTTACACCTGGCGTGATACTTACAGAATGCATGGCGCAAATAGGTTTAGTAAGTCTGGGTATTTCTAAGTTGGCAGGTCAAGATCTAGCTGCTTTAAAAGTAGCATTTACTAGCGCAGATGTTGAGTTTTTAAAACCTGTGATGCCTGGCGAGAAAGTGACCGTTGTATCAGAGGAGGCCTATTTTAGATTTAATAAATTAAAATGTAATGTGAAGCTTCTTAATGCGCAAGATGAGGTATGTGTAAAAGGAACACTTGCAGGAATTTTTAGTACTAAATAA
- a CDS encoding SDR family oxidoreductase — MSQSYKNKYAVILGGSSGLGLATAKKLAHEGMNIIIIHRSRRSVIAAFEDAMREMEVSGATILSYNTDALNADKRQATITEIKDTVGVGAIKVVVHSIARGNLKPLYSEDGATLSNEDFKGTLDAMAVSYYDWVSAFAKAELFTPSARAIAFTSEGSSKAWPQYGAVAAAKAALEAISRGIALEFAPLGLTSNCIQAGVTDTESLRLIPGSEHMKEMAQQRNPYKRLTLPKDVGNAVYLLTRDEASWINGTVIPVDGGEHIR, encoded by the coding sequence ATGAGTCAATCTTATAAGAATAAATATGCAGTAATCTTAGGAGGTAGCTCAGGTCTTGGGCTAGCCACCGCAAAGAAACTAGCGCATGAGGGAATGAATATCATCATCATTCATAGATCTCGTCGTAGTGTGATAGCAGCTTTTGAAGACGCTATGCGTGAGATGGAAGTTTCTGGAGCGACCATTTTATCATATAATACAGATGCCCTTAATGCAGATAAGCGTCAAGCTACTATCACTGAAATAAAAGATACTGTGGGTGTAGGAGCCATAAAAGTAGTGGTGCATAGCATCGCCCGTGGTAATTTGAAGCCTTTATATTCAGAAGACGGCGCTACGCTTAGTAACGAGGATTTTAAAGGCACACTGGACGCTATGGCAGTGAGTTATTATGATTGGGTATCCGCTTTCGCGAAAGCGGAATTATTTACCCCATCTGCTAGAGCCATTGCATTTACAAGTGAAGGTAGCAGCAAAGCATGGCCACAATATGGCGCAGTTGCTGCGGCCAAAGCAGCTCTTGAAGCCATCTCGAGAGGGATTGCATTAGAGTTTGCACCACTAGGTCTTACGTCTAACTGTATTCAAGCAGGAGTGACAGATACAGAGAGCTTACGCCTCATACCTGGGAGTGAGCATATGAAAGAAATGGCACAACAACGTAATCCCTATAAGCGATTAACACTGCCTAAGGATGTAGGCAATGCTGTGTATTTATTAACACGTGATGAAGCATCCTGGATTAACGGGACAGTGATTCCTGTAGATGGAGGAGAGCATATACGATGA
- a CDS encoding type III polyketide synthase, which translates to MSVTITTVAKQLPQYSRTTAEIMPFLDLWLDGQEDRFKRKVKKIFGNAAVDKRYSIMAPEEVFTATSFQEKNDIYTREVVKLGEQVLSKALTKASWEGTSLDYIITVSCTGIMIPSLDAYLINALKLRQDIVRLPVTEMGCAAGVSGVLYANEFLKANPGKRAAVIAIESPTATFQHDDYSMVNVVSAAIFGDGAACVLMSSKEEDSGPQIVDTEMYHFYDAQEMMGFKLVNSGLQMILDQQVPQQIADKFPDIIHPFLEKNGYSIEDVNHLIFHPGGRKIVETVEDLFGKLGKNIDDTKEILKLYGNMSSATVLYVLERFLDRECKEGDLGIMLSFGPGFSAQRVLLKW; encoded by the coding sequence ATGAGCGTAACCATTACGACGGTAGCAAAACAGTTACCACAATATTCACGTACTACAGCAGAGATAATGCCTTTTCTAGACCTATGGCTAGATGGGCAAGAAGATCGTTTTAAACGTAAGGTTAAGAAGATTTTTGGTAATGCTGCTGTAGACAAGCGCTATAGCATTATGGCGCCAGAAGAGGTGTTTACAGCCACAAGTTTTCAAGAAAAAAATGACATTTACACTCGTGAGGTTGTAAAACTAGGCGAGCAGGTGTTATCTAAAGCGCTTACTAAAGCCTCATGGGAAGGTACTAGCCTAGACTATATCATTACGGTAAGCTGTACAGGTATCATGATACCTTCGCTAGATGCATATCTAATTAACGCGCTCAAACTACGCCAAGATATTGTACGATTACCGGTAACGGAGATGGGTTGTGCTGCTGGAGTAAGTGGTGTGCTATATGCAAATGAATTTCTTAAAGCAAATCCTGGAAAACGAGCAGCAGTAATTGCGATAGAAAGTCCTACGGCTACCTTTCAACATGATGATTACTCGATGGTAAACGTGGTGAGTGCAGCTATCTTTGGAGATGGTGCGGCTTGCGTTCTCATGTCAAGTAAAGAAGAAGATAGCGGGCCGCAAATAGTGGATACAGAAATGTATCACTTTTATGATGCTCAAGAAATGATGGGCTTTAAGCTTGTAAATAGTGGTTTACAGATGATTCTAGATCAACAGGTGCCACAACAGATAGCAGATAAGTTTCCAGATATAATTCATCCTTTTTTAGAAAAGAATGGATATAGTATAGAAGATGTAAATCATCTTATATTTCATCCAGGAGGACGTAAAATTGTAGAAACGGTTGAGGATCTCTTTGGTAAGCTTGGAAAGAATATAGACGACACGAAGGAGATACTTAAATTATATGGAAATATGAGTAGTGCTACTGTGTTGTACGTTTTAGAACGTTTTCTTGATAGAGAATGTAAGGAAGGAGACTTAGGAATTATGTTGAGTTTTGGTCCAGGATTCTCGGCGCAACGTGTATTATTAAAATGGTAA
- a CDS encoding methyltransferase domain-containing protein: MNFKNRSTTPELMDDPSLPEADLHLALKDLATVNKYLGGNHITITALEELISAHPEKRKWKIVDVGCSDGEVLRHIAKHFQKSTIDISFFGVDINDKSIDSAREKSKDYDNLTFSRQNILTIDETTFECDVIICTLTMHHFSDEQLLVFMEKFKKLASIGIIVNDLQRSKIAYRLFQLFSGIFMKSKIAKYDGRVSIARSFRRKELETYSKQLALDDYSIQWKWAFRYLWVIKTI; the protein is encoded by the coding sequence ATGAATTTTAAAAATCGTAGCACCACTCCTGAGTTAATGGATGACCCCAGTCTTCCGGAGGCAGACTTACATCTAGCATTAAAGGACCTCGCTACGGTAAATAAATACCTAGGAGGTAATCACATTACGATTACCGCGCTAGAAGAATTAATAAGTGCACACCCCGAGAAAAGGAAATGGAAGATAGTAGATGTGGGTTGTAGCGATGGAGAGGTATTGAGACACATAGCTAAGCACTTTCAAAAAAGCACTATTGATATTTCGTTTTTTGGGGTTGATATCAATGATAAAAGTATTGATAGCGCCCGAGAGAAATCTAAGGACTATGATAACTTAACCTTTAGCCGCCAGAATATATTAACGATAGATGAAACTACGTTTGAATGTGATGTGATTATATGTACCTTAACAATGCACCATTTTTCTGATGAACAACTATTGGTGTTTATGGAGAAATTTAAAAAGTTGGCAAGTATTGGTATCATAGTTAACGATTTACAGCGAAGTAAGATAGCGTACCGTTTATTTCAGCTTTTTAGCGGTATATTTATGAAAAGTAAGATTGCTAAATACGACGGAAGAGTGAGCATTGCCCGTTCTTTTAGAAGAAAAGAATTAGAAACCTATTCAAAACAACTTGCACTAGACGACTATTCCATACAATGGAAATGGGCGTTTAGATATTTGTGGGTGATAAAAACTATATGA
- a CDS encoding NAD(P)/FAD-dependent oxidoreductase: protein MEQDCDIIIIGGGLAGLTAAVHLLQADFSVVLIEKNTYPKHKVCGEYVSNEVLPYLDALGIYPITNGAKKINRFQFSGLSGNALEIALPLGGFGISRYALDLALYERALSLGLVFEQATVINVTFGREEFEVTTKDKSFRAPYALGAFGKRSGLDITLSRKFISTKSPWMGVKAHYAGQFPEDLVALHNFSGGYCGLSKVETDAINVCYLADVNSFKKHKDLDTYRVEVLEQNRYLKEFFAQAEPIFEKPLTISQISFQDKSAVENHILMIGDSAGLIHPLCGNGMAMAIHSAKIASECLIDHRGNLNKREQLEKEYTKQWKRNFAKRMRNGALIQRGLHNTTITRLGVGILQKSPKLLSSVIQSTHGNLIT, encoded by the coding sequence GTGGAACAAGATTGTGATATCATAATAATAGGTGGGGGTCTTGCAGGACTCACAGCCGCTGTACACTTGCTGCAAGCTGACTTCTCTGTGGTTCTTATTGAGAAAAATACATACCCTAAGCATAAGGTATGTGGAGAGTACGTTTCTAATGAAGTATTGCCATATCTTGATGCGTTAGGTATATATCCCATAACTAATGGCGCTAAGAAAATAAACCGTTTTCAATTTTCTGGACTCTCTGGAAATGCACTTGAGATTGCACTTCCCTTAGGAGGTTTTGGGATTAGCAGGTATGCTTTAGATCTAGCGCTATATGAACGAGCTTTAAGTTTAGGGTTGGTATTTGAGCAGGCAACAGTGATAAATGTTACTTTCGGGAGAGAGGAATTTGAGGTCACTACAAAAGATAAAAGCTTTCGGGCGCCTTATGCTCTTGGAGCTTTTGGTAAGAGAAGCGGATTAGATATTACGCTTTCGCGAAAATTTATAAGTACAAAATCCCCTTGGATGGGTGTAAAAGCACATTATGCTGGACAATTTCCAGAAGATCTAGTAGCATTGCACAATTTTTCAGGAGGTTACTGCGGATTATCAAAAGTGGAAACAGACGCAATAAATGTTTGTTATCTAGCAGATGTAAATTCGTTCAAAAAGCATAAAGACTTAGACACATATCGAGTTGAGGTGTTAGAGCAAAATCGTTATTTAAAAGAATTTTTCGCGCAAGCGGAACCTATTTTTGAAAAACCACTCACCATTAGTCAGATCTCATTTCAAGATAAATCTGCTGTGGAAAATCACATACTTATGATAGGTGATAGTGCAGGACTTATACATCCTTTATGCGGTAACGGTATGGCAATGGCAATACATAGCGCAAAGATTGCTAGTGAGTGTCTTATTGATCATAGAGGAAATCTAAATAAACGAGAACAGCTAGAGAAAGAATACACAAAACAATGGAAACGCAACTTTGCCAAGAGAATGCGCAACGGGGCGCTTATACAGCGTGGGTTGCATAATACAACGATAACTAGATTAGGAGTAGGGATACTTCAAAAGTCGCCAAAATTATTAAGTAGCGTGATACAGTCTACACACGGAAATCTTATAACATAA